One Misgurnus anguillicaudatus chromosome 19, ASM2758022v2, whole genome shotgun sequence genomic region harbors:
- the galr2b gene encoding galanin receptor 2b: protein MSDHEDITKAMGHWNTSESYQLNPASVIVSVVFSLIFLLGTVGNSLVLAVLLRSGQVGYNTTNLFILNLSVADFFFIIFCVPFQATIYSLEGWVFGSFMCKVVHFFINLTMYASSFTLAAVSVDRYLAIRYPLRSRELRTPCNAVVAMVVIWGLSLVFAGPYLSYYDLIDFENSNVCVPGWEEHNRKVLDTCTFVFGYVIPVLIVSLSYTRTIKYLWTAVDPLDGMSESKRAKRKVTKMIIIVTVLFCICWLPYHVVILCYLYGDFPFNQTTYAFRLLSHCMAYANSCLNPIVYALVSKHFRKGFKKVFSCILSKKGRNKVHVVHVANTVPGFEAGSTEVSQMNEENARQNENEMVNRPLAEPQNATMTITLPFQNQP from the exons ATGTCAGATCACGAAGACATTACTAAAGCAATGGGACACTGGAACACCTCGGAGAGCTATCAGCTCAACCCGGCCAGCGTCATCGTGTCAGTGGTCTTCTCGCTCATCTTTCTTTTGGGAACCGTCGGGAACAGCCTGGTTCTCGCTGTGCTACTCAGAAGCGGGCAAGTCGGATATAACACCACCAATCTTTTCATCCTCAATCTCAGCGTAGCTGATTTCTTTTTCATTATCTTCTGCGTGCCTTTCCAAGCCACCATCTACTCTCTGGAGGGCTGGGTGTTCGGTTCCTTCATGTGCAAGGTTGTTCATTTCTTCATCAACCTCACAATGTACGCCAGCAGTTTCACCCTGGCCGCTGTCTCCGTGGACAG GTATCTGGCTATTCGCTACCCCCTACGCTCCAGAGAACTGAGAACGCCGTGTAACGCTGTCGTCGCTATGGTAGTCATCTGGGGCCTGTCTCTTGTTTTCGCTGGCCCTTATTTGAGTTACTACGACCTCATTGATTTCGAAAACAGCAACGTGTGCGTACCCGGCTGGGAGGAACATAATCGTAAAGTGCTGGATACCTGTACGTTCGTGTTCGGCTACGTCATTCCCGTGCTAATCGTAAGTCTGTCTTATACACGCACCATCAAGTACCTCTGGACAGCGGTCGACCCTCTGGATGGCATGTCGGAGTCGAAACGAGCGAAGCGAAAGGTCACCAAGATGATCATCATAGTCACCGTGCTGTTTTGCATCTGCTGGCTACCGTACCACGTGGTCATTTTGTGCTACCTCTACGGAGATTTCCCCTTCAACCAGACCACGTACGCATTCAGACTGCTGTCCCATTGCATGGCCTACGCCAACTCCTGCCTCAACCCAATCGTTTACGCCTTGGTGTCCAAACACTTTCGCAAGGGCTTCAAGAAGGTGTTCAGCTGCATTCTTAGCAAAAAGGGACGAAACAAGGTACATGTGGTCCACGTGGCCAACACCGTACCGGGATTCGAGGCCGGTTCTACCGAAGTGTCTCAGATGAACGAAGAGAACGCCAGACAGAACGAGAACGAAATGGTCAACCGTCCGCTCGCAGAGCCGCAGAATGCAACCATGACCATAACATTACCCTTTCAGAATCAACCCTGA